Proteins from one Pontibacter korlensis genomic window:
- a CDS encoding plasmid transfer protein has product MRELIDKAIFDLFDGLFFHIQDLVGVFLYDAQALCAISMLLYFGLEAYKMMAGDAPLRIMPLLRPFALTLVIVFWPGFIDAVNLPLQLVNDQAKGMYGAQVDQVEDLHRERLALVDSVARKLSESSAEFERVEREASDASWYETMGIDLQPLFNKMKGYYLMLMAKLHFTAMMVAEWVVISIFQVCAYMIYFLQIIFAGILVILGPFSFALSVLPGFRDSYLTWIARYISVGLYSGLGYIIMSIAFVLVKYGLMKEIDILKAVLESEELFIAYVSFPSGGISFYIVSLLVGGLAMLTIPIISTWIVHTTGVGNAISAMAGGAAKAAGGILK; this is encoded by the coding sequence ATGCGTGAATTGATCGATAAAGCCATATTTGACCTGTTCGACGGGCTCTTTTTCCATATACAGGACCTGGTTGGCGTGTTTCTGTATGATGCGCAGGCGCTTTGTGCCATCAGCATGCTGCTCTACTTTGGCCTGGAAGCTTACAAAATGATGGCCGGGGACGCGCCGCTTCGCATCATGCCCCTCTTGCGTCCTTTCGCCCTGACACTGGTGATTGTTTTCTGGCCAGGGTTTATTGACGCGGTGAACCTGCCGCTGCAGCTGGTGAACGATCAGGCAAAAGGCATGTACGGCGCGCAGGTAGACCAGGTGGAGGATTTACACCGGGAACGCCTCGCGCTGGTGGACTCTGTGGCCCGAAAGCTCTCTGAGAGCAGCGCTGAGTTTGAGCGGGTGGAGCGTGAGGCAAGTGACGCGAGCTGGTACGAAACGATGGGGATTGACCTGCAACCCCTGTTTAACAAAATGAAAGGCTATTACCTGATGCTCATGGCCAAGCTGCACTTTACGGCGATGATGGTGGCAGAGTGGGTAGTGATCAGCATCTTTCAGGTATGCGCTTACATGATCTATTTCCTGCAGATCATCTTTGCAGGCATCCTGGTGATCCTGGGCCCCTTCTCCTTTGCCCTTAGCGTGCTGCCGGGCTTTCGGGACTCCTACCTGACCTGGATTGCCCGCTATATTTCTGTAGGGCTGTACTCGGGGCTGGGCTATATCATTATGTCCATTGCCTTTGTGCTGGTCAAGTATGGCTTGATGAAGGAAATTGATATACTCAAAGCGGTACTGGAGAGCGAAGAGTTGTTTATTGCCTACGTTTCCTTTCCCTCGGGCGGCATCAGCTTCTACATCGTCTCCTTGCTTGTGGGAGGATTGGCCATGCTCACTATTCCCATTATTTCCACCTGGATCGTGCACACCACGGGTGTGGGTAATGCCATCTCTGCAATGGCAGGAGGAGCTGCGAAGGCGGCCGGAGGAATTTTAAAATAA
- a CDS encoding TraG family conjugative transposon ATPase: MKKQTFHLPYSGIGCHTYDLLYHEQGDYSVIIQLDNPVLQYCADEQAYARFHQTFVNLVKVLGAGYTLQKTDILAQKHYEPRREDDFLSQRFQETFAGRAYREGSTYLTITRNVERSSFFTYDAGDFTAFERSIAKVLDILESRACQPRVLREPEIRALLSRMLAFNFSDKAYALTNFKAGDACLQLGERVIRSLSLLDVDQVNLPSSLRPSTVLDLGDRLPADPLHFLPLVPGCQALVYNQVIQIPDQQREVARLQHKRRKHASMPDPANDVSVQDIDRVLAAIARDNQLLVYGHYNILLSARENELDRSVNFVEGALFSLGIIPSRNAYNQLELFRCALPGNASELKVYDKFLTTADAALCLFYKERLPRSEASDFQIYFTDRQGLPLAIDTSDVPVYTGRINNRNKFVLGPSGTGKSFFMNHLMRQYALQHTDVILVDTGHSYRGLCAYYHGRYITYSEEAPITMNPFRISAAELNEEKREFLKSLVALLWKGVDGVLSQVEDSVLSAVIASYYQHYQDSGLESDYLCFQSFYDFSLARIQEITASEAIDFDVKSYRFILKKFCKGQAYGQILNNQLDESLFDEPFIVFEIDAIKEHKILFPITTLIIMDVFLQKMRHKKNRKALIIEEAWKAIASPLMAGYILYVYKTVRKFWGEAVVVTQELDDIIGNAVVKNSIINNSDTICLLDQTKFRDNFDEIAALLSINEVERKKIFTINSLDNKEGRGRFKEVYIKRGATGEVYGVEVSLEEYLTFTTERQEKEAMQVYLSKYGDFRQALERFVTDFRASGLKLHEFAYLILQRSYEKVPLHA, encoded by the coding sequence ATGAAAAAACAAACCTTTCATTTGCCTTATAGCGGCATTGGTTGCCATACGTATGATTTGCTCTATCATGAGCAGGGCGACTACTCGGTGATCATCCAGCTAGACAACCCAGTGTTGCAGTACTGTGCCGATGAGCAGGCGTATGCGCGCTTTCACCAAACCTTTGTTAACCTGGTAAAGGTGCTGGGCGCGGGCTATACCCTGCAGAAAACAGACATCCTGGCCCAAAAGCACTATGAGCCCAGGCGGGAAGACGACTTTTTAAGCCAGCGGTTCCAGGAAACATTTGCCGGCAGAGCCTACCGGGAGGGGAGTACGTACCTGACCATAACACGGAACGTGGAGCGCTCAAGCTTTTTTACCTACGATGCCGGGGACTTCACGGCCTTTGAGCGCAGCATTGCCAAAGTGCTTGACATCCTGGAGAGCCGGGCTTGCCAGCCCCGGGTTTTAAGAGAGCCGGAGATAAGGGCCTTGCTTTCCCGCATGCTGGCCTTTAACTTTTCAGACAAGGCCTACGCGCTCACAAACTTCAAAGCCGGTGATGCATGCCTGCAGCTGGGCGAGCGGGTTATCAGGAGCCTTTCGCTCTTGGACGTAGACCAGGTCAACCTGCCCTCCAGCCTCAGGCCCTCTACAGTCCTTGACCTGGGGGATCGCCTACCGGCCGACCCGCTGCACTTTCTACCCCTGGTCCCCGGCTGCCAGGCGCTGGTCTACAACCAGGTGATCCAGATCCCGGATCAGCAGCGTGAGGTGGCCAGGCTGCAGCATAAGCGCAGAAAGCACGCCTCCATGCCCGATCCGGCCAACGATGTGAGCGTGCAGGATATCGACCGGGTTCTGGCCGCCATTGCCCGGGACAATCAGCTGCTTGTCTACGGGCATTACAACATCCTGCTTTCTGCCAGGGAAAACGAGCTAGACCGCAGCGTTAATTTTGTGGAAGGCGCCCTGTTCTCGCTCGGCATCATCCCGAGCCGCAATGCCTATAACCAGCTTGAGCTCTTTCGCTGCGCCCTGCCCGGTAATGCCTCGGAGCTCAAGGTGTACGATAAGTTTTTGACGACCGCCGACGCTGCCCTGTGCCTTTTCTACAAGGAGAGACTGCCCCGGAGCGAGGCCTCGGACTTTCAGATCTATTTTACCGACCGGCAGGGCCTGCCCCTTGCCATTGATACGAGTGATGTGCCCGTTTACACGGGGCGCATCAACAACCGTAACAAGTTCGTGCTCGGGCCCTCGGGTACAGGCAAGTCCTTTTTTATGAACCACCTGATGCGCCAGTACGCCCTGCAGCACACGGACGTGATCCTGGTGGATACAGGCCACTCGTATAGGGGCCTGTGCGCCTACTACCACGGCCGCTACATCACCTATTCGGAAGAGGCGCCCATCACGATGAACCCCTTTCGTATCTCGGCGGCAGAACTCAACGAGGAGAAGCGGGAGTTTCTAAAGTCCCTGGTGGCACTGCTCTGGAAAGGTGTGGACGGGGTGCTCAGCCAGGTCGAGGACAGCGTGCTTTCTGCTGTGATCGCTTCCTATTACCAACACTACCAGGACAGCGGGTTGGAAAGCGACTACCTGTGCTTTCAGTCTTTCTATGATTTCTCCCTTGCCCGCATCCAGGAGATTACGGCCAGCGAAGCGATTGATTTTGATGTGAAGAGCTACCGCTTTATTTTAAAAAAGTTCTGCAAGGGGCAAGCCTACGGACAGATCCTGAACAACCAGCTGGATGAGTCCCTGTTTGATGAGCCCTTTATTGTCTTTGAAATAGACGCTATCAAGGAGCATAAGATCCTTTTCCCGATCACCACCCTGATCATCATGGATGTGTTCCTGCAGAAGATGCGCCACAAAAAGAACCGTAAGGCGCTCATCATCGAGGAGGCCTGGAAGGCCATTGCCTCCCCGCTGATGGCCGGCTATATCCTCTACGTCTATAAAACGGTCCGCAAGTTCTGGGGCGAAGCCGTGGTGGTGACCCAGGAGCTGGATGATATCATCGGCAACGCGGTGGTCAAGAACTCGATCATCAACAACTCCGATACCATCTGCCTTCTGGACCAGACCAAGTTTCGCGACAACTTCGATGAGATCGCCGCGCTGCTCTCTATCAATGAGGTGGAGCGCAAGAAGATATTCACTATCAACAGCCTCGACAATAAAGAAGGGCGGGGCCGCTTCAAGGAAGTATACATCAAGCGCGGGGCCACCGGCGAGGTATACGGGGTGGAGGTATCGCTGGAAGAGTACCTGACCTTTACCACCGAGCGCCAGGAAAAAGAGGCTATGCAAGTATACCTGAGCAAGTATGGGGATTTTAGGCAGGCCCTGGAAAGATTTGTCACAGACTTCAGGGCCTCGGGCCTCAAGCTACATGAATTTGCTTACCTGATTTTGCAACGCAGCTATGAAAAAGTACCTCTGCACGCTTAG
- a CDS encoding DUF4133 domain-containing protein — MARNADLGFEVYRGLQKPLVFKSLKGRYIYWGLACVVSGFLLAVILSVAINFLSGLLALVVITFGGLGCTAWQQRKGLHHKTRAKGAYLVPAQWRG; from the coding sequence ATGGCCAGGAATGCGGATTTGGGGTTTGAAGTGTACAGGGGGCTGCAAAAGCCTCTTGTCTTCAAATCCCTGAAAGGCAGGTACATCTACTGGGGCCTGGCGTGCGTGGTGAGCGGCTTTCTGCTGGCCGTGATCCTCTCGGTTGCGATCAACTTTCTTTCCGGGCTGCTGGCCCTGGTGGTGATCACGTTCGGCGGGCTGGGGTGTACAGCCTGGCAGCAAAGAAAAGGCCTGCACCATAAAACAAGGGCCAAAGGGGCCTACCTCGTGCCCGCGCAGTGGCGGGGCTAA
- a CDS encoding plasmid mobilization protein: MEKEVLQHKGRPRKKPVRLRNRHACTYLTPTEKLLLEAKAREAGMSESEWLRAAIRQREVAARLKPREATFVRHLTTLSNHVDQILSYLQEQRVTALEQAGQRAKEEMDQLLLYLDCDAR; this comes from the coding sequence ATGGAAAAAGAAGTACTCCAACACAAAGGCAGGCCCAGGAAGAAGCCTGTCCGCCTGCGCAACAGGCATGCCTGTACGTATCTTACCCCAACCGAGAAACTGCTGCTTGAGGCAAAGGCCAGGGAAGCCGGCATGTCTGAGTCTGAGTGGCTGCGTGCGGCCATCAGGCAACGCGAGGTGGCCGCCAGGCTTAAGCCCCGGGAGGCTACCTTCGTGCGGCACCTAACCACCCTCTCTAACCACGTAGACCAAATCCTGTCTTACCTGCAGGAGCAGAGGGTCACTGCGCTGGAGCAGGCAGGACAGCGGGCAAAAGAAGAAATGGATCAGCTGCTTTTATACCTGGACTGCGATGCTCGGTAA
- a CDS encoding DUF4134 domain-containing protein: MAALRQAQSRLGQGQHHDLHAAPGHSAFPVGRQPSALKFYPCPLLQATRQRAHQASKPIVKPNKSAHMKKFTTIFFLALLSAASAFGQGAAGIDAGASELQTYIDPVGNLILIVGAIVGLIGGVRVYIKWNSGDQDTQKAVMGWMGSCVFLMVVGVVIKAFFGV, encoded by the coding sequence GTGGCAGCTTTACGCCAGGCGCAAAGCCGCCTCGGACAGGGCCAGCACCACGACCTACACGCTGCACCAGGCCACAGTGCTTTCCCAGTCGGAAGACAGCCAAGCGCACTAAAGTTTTATCCATGCCCTTTGCTTCAGGCAACCAGGCAGAGAGCCCACCAGGCGAGCAAACCTATTGTTAAACCAAATAAATCAGCGCACATGAAAAAGTTTACGACCATTTTTTTCCTGGCTCTGCTCTCGGCGGCTTCGGCTTTCGGGCAAGGGGCCGCGGGCATCGACGCGGGTGCCTCGGAGCTGCAGACCTACATTGACCCGGTGGGCAACCTGATCCTGATCGTGGGGGCCATCGTGGGCCTGATTGGGGGCGTACGCGTCTACATCAAGTGGAACTCTGGCGATCAGGACACGCAGAAGGCCGTGATGGGCTGGATGGGCTCCTGTGTCTTCCTGATGGTAGTGGGGGTAGTGATCAAAGCCTTTTTTGGCGTGTAG
- the traM gene encoding conjugative transposon protein TraM, whose protein sequence is MKRINFRHPRYAIPLIILPFLVLLNYLWLDMRPAATAAQAQVELTEIAALNTSLPDANLRKREVKDKFSAFQDEFKYRTDYSAMQEIGQEISDTSYGSVYTEQERQMLDSLHNRILSDQQPQGFMERVSQRQRLSSGRHASATAFVPGGSTRPIRKVESAYETEMRLFREQMLFMDSLSRVGEEPVPSRRGPQPMKAHAPAFEKQEPTPLPVTKYKNTSKAFFNTITADGEEQLIRAILDEGLKVMQGGRIRIRLLDDIYVSDYEIKKGSYLYGTVSGFSAQRIQIAIRSMLYEGQIIPVDLHIYDNDGLAGLYVPDSQFRDFTKELAGNVSSGQTLTFEDSPDNASQMLYSMLERISQTTTRAAGKAIRKNKAKLKYNTLVYLIDNKAD, encoded by the coding sequence ATGAAGAGAATTAACTTTCGGCATCCCAGGTATGCCATCCCGCTCATCATACTCCCTTTCCTTGTCTTGCTAAATTACCTGTGGCTGGACATGAGGCCGGCGGCCACTGCTGCACAAGCGCAGGTGGAGCTCACCGAGATAGCAGCCCTTAATACTTCGCTGCCTGATGCCAACCTGAGAAAGCGGGAGGTGAAGGATAAGTTCTCGGCTTTTCAGGACGAGTTTAAGTATAGGACCGACTACTCGGCCATGCAGGAAATCGGACAGGAGATCAGCGACACTAGTTATGGCAGCGTGTACACAGAGCAAGAGCGGCAGATGCTCGACAGTCTTCATAACCGCATCCTATCGGATCAGCAGCCGCAGGGGTTTATGGAGCGGGTAAGCCAGCGGCAGCGCCTCAGCTCAGGGCGCCATGCATCGGCTACTGCCTTTGTGCCTGGAGGGTCAACCCGCCCTATACGAAAAGTTGAATCGGCATATGAAACCGAAATGCGGCTGTTTAGGGAGCAGATGCTGTTTATGGACAGCCTGAGCCGGGTAGGAGAGGAGCCTGTGCCTTCACGCAGGGGGCCACAGCCGATGAAAGCCCATGCACCGGCTTTCGAGAAGCAAGAGCCCACGCCCTTACCCGTGACCAAATACAAAAACACCAGCAAAGCCTTTTTCAACACCATTACAGCCGACGGTGAGGAGCAGCTTATCCGGGCTATTCTGGACGAAGGGTTAAAAGTGATGCAAGGCGGCAGAATCAGGATTCGCTTGCTGGATGACATCTATGTGAGCGACTACGAAATAAAAAAAGGCAGTTACCTCTACGGCACAGTTTCCGGTTTCAGTGCCCAACGGATCCAGATAGCCATCCGCTCTATGCTTTACGAAGGCCAAATCATCCCAGTGGACCTGCATATCTACGACAACGACGGCCTGGCGGGGCTTTATGTCCCGGACTCACAGTTTCGGGACTTTACCAAGGAGCTTGCCGGTAATGTGAGCAGTGGTCAGACACTGACTTTTGAAGATTCACCCGATAACGCCAGCCAAATGCTTTACTCGATGCTGGAGAGAATTTCCCAGACCACTACCCGCGCAGCAGGCAAAGCCATCCGGAAGAACAAAGCTAAGTTAAAGTATAATACCCTAGTTTATTTAATTGATAACAAAGCCGACTAA
- the traN gene encoding conjugative transposon protein TraN → MKKLLLLYVLFALLSSASAQDSLQVVHVHENVSTHIVSPEPIQYVDISTDEVAGDIPVANILRVKPKHGGAKQGIITIVGERFLVQYRLAYSRADQADTRVRIDPTQVDNYLNPAVAMSREDMARFALLALGRKPRFHSVTTKEQGIRARLNNIYTVGDYFFIDLSLKNDTSIPYTIDQVRFKLEDKKVVKATNFQQVELQPSFQLYDTGYFKRQYRNVFVFRKFTFPEEKVLHIEVAEEQVSGRRVSLRIAYADLLQADTL, encoded by the coding sequence ATGAAAAAGCTACTGCTTCTATATGTGCTGTTTGCCCTGCTGTCTTCCGCCTCGGCACAGGATTCGCTTCAGGTAGTGCACGTGCATGAAAACGTATCCACGCATATTGTGAGCCCTGAGCCGATACAGTACGTGGATATCTCCACAGATGAGGTGGCCGGGGACATACCTGTTGCCAATATCCTTCGGGTTAAACCCAAGCACGGTGGCGCAAAACAGGGGATTATCACCATTGTGGGGGAGCGCTTCCTGGTGCAGTATAGGCTGGCCTACAGCCGAGCGGACCAGGCAGATACCCGGGTGCGCATTGACCCTACCCAGGTGGATAATTACCTGAACCCGGCTGTGGCCATGAGCCGGGAGGACATGGCGCGGTTTGCGCTGCTGGCTCTCGGGCGAAAACCCCGGTTCCATAGCGTGACTACGAAAGAACAGGGGATACGGGCAAGGCTAAACAACATCTATACTGTCGGAGACTATTTCTTTATTGATCTATCCCTTAAGAATGACACCAGCATTCCCTATACGATCGATCAAGTGCGGTTTAAGCTAGAGGATAAAAAGGTAGTGAAGGCCACTAACTTTCAGCAGGTGGAGCTACAGCCCAGTTTCCAGCTTTATGACACGGGGTACTTCAAGCGCCAGTACCGGAACGTGTTTGTGTTCAGGAAGTTCACCTTCCCGGAGGAAAAGGTGCTCCATATCGAGGTGGCCGAGGAACAGGTTTCCGGGCGCAGGGTTTCCCTGCGCATTGCCTATGCCGACTTGCTGCAGGCAGACACCCTTTGA
- the traK gene encoding conjugative transposon protein TraK: MIHNLEKKMKLAFAVSIGSFISSVLIVGTVCAFAFRYAEEQRKKIYVIDHSVPLLVEQTELGVNRTVEYTSHVNMFHLLFFTLPPDDAYIKHNISKAMYLVDESGLAQYNNLKEKGYYNQILASSAVLTIKTDSVKVDENRHFTYYATQRIERETSVMKRLLVTEGDLEEVPRTENNPHGLLIKNWKTVLNKDLEYVEKKSF, translated from the coding sequence ATGATACACAACCTTGAAAAGAAAATGAAGCTGGCCTTTGCCGTGAGTATCGGCAGCTTTATCTCCTCGGTCCTGATAGTAGGTACGGTTTGCGCCTTTGCCTTTCGTTATGCCGAAGAGCAGCGGAAAAAGATCTATGTGATCGACCACTCGGTGCCGCTTTTAGTGGAGCAGACCGAGCTGGGGGTAAACCGGACGGTAGAGTACACCTCGCACGTGAACATGTTTCACCTGCTCTTCTTCACGCTACCGCCAGATGACGCCTACATCAAGCATAACATCTCCAAGGCCATGTACCTAGTGGATGAGTCCGGGCTGGCGCAATACAACAACTTGAAGGAGAAGGGCTATTATAACCAGATTCTAGCAAGCTCTGCGGTTTTGACGATCAAAACCGACAGCGTTAAAGTGGATGAGAACAGGCACTTTACCTACTACGCCACACAGCGCATCGAGCGGGAGACCTCTGTGATGAAAAGACTTCTTGTCACAGAAGGGGACTTGGAGGAAGTGCCGCGCACCGAAAACAACCCCCATGGACTTTTGATAAAGAACTGGAAAACGGTCCTAAACAAGGACTTGGAGTATGTCGAAAAGAAATCCTTTTAG
- a CDS encoding type IV secretory system conjugative DNA transfer family protein has protein sequence MEESSELKKLYAFLQGLIYFSIVVEGAVFLFWDAPALYLLEPVLHRLKRVVIYEDIYLSKTFTFALILIVSMGTKAKKELALDLLRHIFLPLLMGCAFFFGAGLLYFTPGSRMLLPGVSLSDAAYFLLSLTGAVLVHIALDNVSKHLQHRLLQDRFNVENESFAQPVKCVRTPYSVNIPMLFYYKKRLQRGWLNLVNPFRGTLLIGTPGSGKSFSVVLPFIRQLLAKGFSMMVYDFKFPDLARVTYYHYLLGRKKGMLKNHRFHVLNFHAVAYSSRCNPLKPEYLPTLADATETAEALLEALRKGDRGGGAAQFFNQSAVNFLASCIYFLSRHQQGRYSSFPHVLALLNLSYEEIFHTLFSEPELESLLSPFATAYKNRAFEQLEGQIGTLKVNIGRLATKETFWVLSGDDFELGISDPAHPAVLVIANDPATQSINSACNALVLNRMSRLINTRGNLPCALVVDEAPTLYLHRVESLIATARSNRIAVLLGLQELPQLRQQYGRETAETICSVAANVLSGSARNRETLDWLEKLFGRVRQLKQGLSLERNRASVSMSEEMGPLIPAAKIAHLQTGEMVGQVATERETYNGKYVSSTYHCKINLDLSRLHKEEKLYPALPIFYDFGSAQQKEQLLLENFNRIRKEVKGLVPV, from the coding sequence ATGGAAGAATCAAGTGAACTCAAAAAGCTTTACGCTTTTTTGCAGGGACTTATTTACTTTTCAATTGTCGTGGAGGGAGCCGTTTTCCTGTTTTGGGATGCTCCTGCCCTTTACCTGCTGGAGCCCGTGCTGCACAGATTGAAGCGCGTTGTGATTTACGAAGACATTTACCTTTCAAAAACCTTTACCTTTGCCCTGATCCTGATCGTGAGCATGGGCACAAAGGCCAAAAAGGAGCTGGCCCTGGACCTGCTCCGGCACATTTTCCTTCCTTTGCTCATGGGCTGCGCATTTTTCTTTGGGGCAGGCCTGCTTTACTTTACTCCAGGCAGCCGCATGCTCTTACCCGGTGTGTCCTTGTCTGATGCAGCTTACTTCCTGCTCTCCCTTACAGGAGCCGTGCTCGTGCACATAGCCCTGGATAACGTGTCCAAGCACCTGCAGCATCGGCTCCTGCAGGACAGGTTCAACGTGGAGAATGAGTCCTTTGCCCAGCCGGTAAAATGTGTTCGTACGCCCTACTCAGTGAATATCCCGATGCTGTTCTATTATAAAAAAAGATTGCAGCGTGGCTGGCTTAACCTGGTAAACCCTTTCCGGGGCACGCTGCTTATTGGCACGCCCGGGTCGGGCAAGTCTTTCTCGGTGGTGCTCCCCTTTATCCGGCAGCTGCTGGCCAAAGGCTTTTCGATGATGGTCTACGACTTTAAGTTCCCGGACCTGGCCCGCGTGACCTATTACCACTACCTGTTGGGCAGGAAGAAGGGTATGTTGAAAAATCACCGCTTTCATGTACTCAACTTTCACGCTGTTGCCTACAGCAGTCGGTGCAATCCCCTGAAGCCGGAGTACCTGCCCACGCTGGCCGATGCCACCGAGACAGCCGAGGCCCTGCTCGAGGCCCTGCGCAAGGGAGACAGGGGAGGAGGCGCTGCCCAGTTTTTCAACCAGTCAGCTGTGAACTTTCTTGCCAGCTGCATTTATTTTCTAAGCCGCCACCAGCAGGGACGCTACTCCTCGTTCCCGCACGTGCTGGCCCTGCTGAATTTGAGCTACGAAGAGATCTTCCACACGCTCTTTTCTGAGCCCGAGCTCGAGAGCCTGCTCTCTCCCTTTGCCACGGCCTATAAAAACCGGGCCTTTGAGCAACTGGAGGGGCAAATCGGCACCTTGAAAGTAAACATCGGCCGCCTGGCCACCAAGGAAACCTTCTGGGTCTTATCAGGAGATGACTTTGAGCTGGGGATCTCTGATCCGGCACATCCTGCCGTGCTGGTGATCGCCAACGACCCGGCCACCCAAAGCATCAACAGTGCTTGCAATGCCCTGGTGCTTAACCGTATGAGCAGGCTGATTAACACCAGGGGCAACTTACCCTGCGCCCTGGTTGTGGATGAAGCTCCCACGCTTTACCTGCACCGGGTAGAGAGCCTGATCGCAACAGCCCGAAGCAACCGGATCGCTGTGCTGCTGGGCCTGCAGGAGCTACCCCAGCTCAGGCAGCAGTATGGCAGAGAGACTGCTGAAACGATCTGCTCGGTCGCAGCCAACGTATTGTCGGGCTCTGCCCGAAACAGGGAAACGCTGGACTGGCTGGAAAAGCTCTTTGGCCGGGTCAGGCAGCTCAAGCAGGGGCTGAGCCTGGAGAGGAACCGTGCCTCTGTGAGCATGAGCGAGGAGATGGGGCCGCTTATCCCGGCGGCAAAGATTGCGCACCTGCAGACAGGTGAGATGGTGGGGCAAGTGGCCACGGAGCGCGAAACGTATAACGGGAAGTATGTTTCCAGCACTTACCACTGTAAAATAAACCTTGACCTTTCCCGCCTGCACAAAGAAGAAAAGCTGTATCCTGCGCTGCCAATATTTTATGACTTCGGCTCCGCACAGCAAAAAGAGCAGTTACTGCTGGAAAACTTTAACAGGATACGAAAGGAGGTGAAAGGGCTTGTGCCGGTATGA
- a CDS encoding relaxase/mobilization nuclease domain-containing protein, whose protein sequence is MSKNIAQVVAYVADKPQARVLAADGVRTDCVQHMIRDFALIGKLNPDLKIKAGHISLSWNRQDREKLSPEVMVARAREYMEKMGIRDTQYLVVAHRDTPHPHLHIVYNRVSYKGQRIEDHFQLSRSRQVLRDMRDRYGYHMPTGKQAVNRKRLNSFETERFALYDAIEPALREAKSWEELRKRLQRRGITLRFKQEGDTGKVLGVSFKQGTYSFKGSRIDPALSYGKISQRLEHNLQARLQRIEKGVAGRQRFYRYGPSIFSKTAPVKNLPLEKLFLDRQALQNTYPRPFAALGPEVIGPKSKQENRQAYSKSIWKW, encoded by the coding sequence GTGAGTAAGAATATCGCGCAGGTAGTGGCCTATGTGGCCGACAAACCGCAGGCGCGCGTATTGGCAGCAGACGGGGTCAGGACCGACTGTGTGCAGCACATGATCCGGGATTTTGCCCTGATTGGCAAGCTCAACCCAGACCTGAAAATCAAGGCAGGTCACATATCCCTTAGTTGGAACCGGCAGGACCGGGAAAAGCTGTCCCCGGAGGTGATGGTGGCCCGTGCAAGGGAATATATGGAAAAGATGGGCATCCGTGACACCCAATACCTGGTCGTCGCGCACCGGGACACGCCCCACCCGCACCTGCATATTGTCTACAACAGGGTCAGCTATAAGGGCCAGCGCATTGAGGATCACTTTCAGCTATCACGCAGCAGGCAGGTACTGCGCGACATGAGGGACCGCTACGGCTATCACATGCCCACCGGCAAGCAGGCGGTGAACCGCAAGCGTCTGAACAGCTTTGAAACAGAACGTTTTGCCTTGTATGATGCCATAGAGCCTGCGCTAAGAGAGGCGAAGAGCTGGGAGGAGCTCCGGAAAAGACTGCAGCGCCGGGGCATTACCCTGCGCTTTAAGCAGGAGGGCGACACAGGAAAGGTACTGGGCGTGAGTTTTAAGCAAGGCACCTACAGCTTCAAGGGATCCAGGATCGACCCGGCCCTGAGCTATGGCAAGATCTCCCAGCGCCTGGAGCACAACCTGCAGGCCAGGCTGCAAAGGATAGAAAAGGGCGTGGCCGGCCGGCAACGTTTCTACCGGTATGGGCCCTCTATTTTCAGCAAGACCGCCCCGGTAAAAAACCTGCCCCTTGAAAAGTTGTTTCTTGACAGGCAGGCCCTGCAGAATACATACCCCAGACCCTTTGCTGCACTTGGC